One region of candidate division Zixibacteria bacterium HGW-Zixibacteria-1 genomic DNA includes:
- a CDS encoding proteinase inhibitor I4 serpin yields MISKKTGILFLALVMAIIMPMAILAGDEGSDPMSKYAQSSQFSLDFFGQIISEESEKNIFVSPLSARLAMAMAYNGTGGGTREEMKAALGFGDMNDDEINNYFQEMSNSLETADPKVKLNIANSLWLLANMDFKKSFFDTVTKYYEAEVARTQDVGVINDWVSKNTNQKIKNIVDRIGPNDIMLLINAIYFKGEWKYKFDDKLTRTDNFYLLNSEIKKIPLMSQSGKFKYFENEDFQSIVLPYGNERLSMHIFLPHKDGTDYKSFLDSFNSDNWKQWNRMYRMMDGDILLPKFKLEYEKLLNDVFMNMGIHQAFNPEVADFSNLLENARPGLAWISYVKQKAFVEVNEEGTEAAAATAVMVMTKSISSKPERFKMVVDHPFVCAIVDGQTGEILFIGSIVDPGL; encoded by the coding sequence ATGATTTCAAAAAAAACAGGTATTTTATTTCTGGCTTTGGTTATGGCGATAATAATGCCGATGGCCATTCTGGCCGGGGATGAAGGATCGGATCCTATGAGTAAATATGCACAGTCCAGCCAATTTTCGCTGGATTTTTTTGGACAAATAATCAGTGAAGAAAGCGAGAAAAATATTTTCGTCTCCCCTTTAAGCGCCCGGCTGGCCATGGCTATGGCTTATAATGGCACCGGCGGCGGAACCAGAGAGGAAATGAAGGCGGCGCTTGGTTTTGGAGATATGAACGATGATGAGATTAATAATTATTTTCAGGAAATGAGCAATTCCCTGGAAACGGCTGACCCCAAAGTAAAACTGAATATTGCCAATTCCCTGTGGCTGCTGGCCAATATGGATTTTAAGAAAAGTTTCTTCGACACGGTCACAAAATATTATGAGGCGGAAGTCGCCCGGACCCAGGATGTTGGAGTTATCAATGATTGGGTGAGCAAAAATACCAATCAGAAAATAAAAAATATTGTCGATCGCATTGGGCCGAATGATATCATGCTGTTGATAAACGCCATTTATTTCAAAGGTGAGTGGAAATACAAATTTGATGATAAACTGACCCGCACCGACAATTTCTATCTGCTGAACTCGGAAATAAAAAAGATTCCATTAATGTCGCAATCCGGGAAATTCAAATATTTCGAGAATGAAGATTTCCAGTCAATTGTTCTGCCTTACGGCAACGAGCGTTTGAGCATGCATATTTTTCTTCCACACAAAGACGGTACCGACTACAAGAGTTTCCTTGACAGTTTCAACTCCGACAACTGGAAACAGTGGAACAGGATGTACCGCATGATGGATGGCGATATTCTCCTACCCAAATTCAAACTTGAATATGAAAAACTGTTGAACGATGTTTTTATGAATATGGGAATCCACCAGGCCTTTAATCCTGAAGTGGCCGATTTCTCGAATCTGCTCGAGAATGCCCGCCCCGGTCTGGCCTGGATCAGTTATGTCAAACAAAAGGCGTTTGTCGAAGTTAACGAGGAAGGTACCGAAGCGGCCGCGGCAACGGCGGTAATGGTCATGACCAAAAGCATTTCTTCTAAACCGGAGCGATTTAAGATGGTCGTGGATCACCCATTCGTCTGTGCCATTGTCGATGGACAAACCGGCGAGATTCTGTTTATTGGTTCAATAGTGGATCCGGGATTATAA
- the sprA gene encoding cell surface protein SprA, with protein MVVILTTCGIVSAAPGFYQELQYPPAYISPYPKETSVFSASITPKEYPELKRMYVGNVQVDHSSYEQKSITFTGSFYKKGKYSYYYTPRAVDADAFMEYRTRLNLKNDMRETRAKALAKDQKDKAGGLLAINIPIKSKAMESLFGEGGAGLKVSGYHQITLSGRSQWDDRTSTATYRQNKFPTLNMEQVSRFDINGTIGSKITVAVSQDSKTDIPLANRIMIRYKGDEDDIIQTIEAGNTTLSLPNTQFVGYSTRIKGLFGLKTTAKVGGLEMTAIASQEKGTTERTTITAGASSRKQHIRDYAYLDGKIFDLGRLDPTKFDKIDFDPAAGDSIQQIAVYRRVTSNLNNALGTDANMYVNPFDSTEFAGTESVNNILVEEVPPEEYYVDNNDFWIMFDKPNAGTYDAEIGVWMVVQRGGINGTLDTVGSIEAPPYHLKLIKARSPIESQQTFQYAWRNVYAIGSFSGGVDLDGLEIKIFKGTNGTEGSEDNLDKNEPGVPYVTILGLDRYDQNGNRKPDNIVDVYSDIIIAAQGLLIFPSREPFNITRPDNDTTLVETVPEIYTTKRASKDALEASKYYIEVTSVSKSNEITLGKPNIIEGSERIVSGGVVLQRGEDYTINYDFGRVTLGDNVNLNDDLSIDFEYSPFIQAQKKTLFGVRGEYEYSPNLKFGSTILYKSDKATQRKPKIGQETSKMFVWDGDVSFKVQPSFLTTAANALPFFSTEQESNLGVTAELAQSYPNPNVDGVAYLDDFEGSRDSYSLSVYRESWSYSSKPYTLDDLHYRAWMNWYNPYDQVSTRTIWNKDVTASNSTTQVLQLYFEPGTLDRRVGNVPDTLTGVDPTMSWAGIMRGLVGSATDMSRADMLELRLKGRKGILHVDIGEISEDINGNGKTDDEDVINNGVLDDSEDIGLDGLADLDEPGYDAQTNPDPHGDNWDYKDTDPYKIRYINGTEKNRLDPGTLGLPDIEDFNRDQTAQTRNNYFSYSIDLADEFDKFFVQFSRNEYGWGTYRIPLRDSLLLDAIVGSPVWANIEFVRFWIESPDGSKIDSLQIASAEIISPNWEDTTIIPSYAVTADTSTQQRFSVAVIGTQDNDPDHPYYTSPPGVSGYHDITADIIEPEQSLLLTYDNFRAYDSATADTGLVERILFDTPNLMGYGTLKMFVRAPEELADGSSLMFLFRVGQNNQNYYELRTAINSNQWLDSKGWIDVGMNFDEITGLKEFLERARANKPDTNYIDSTINGSNYRVFGKPNITKIKYLAFGVVPLRVDNLTSGDLWIDELRLTDVRNDVGTAARITFSGNVADLFTYNAGYNYENAYFRKISSSTRGGSADNLGSGKATNAYNYGINFKLDKFLPRSLGANIPFSYRYTRNISTPRLKYNSDIILPEELRYEERTENISKSFSTSENFNKKTKNPLFTVLLNNLRTNFSYNRSDGISPSAPMSMSENYRVGSSYGYNIGKVPGLRVFFWTQPMPVLKRLSGTKFYVFPSNFNVTSDINRNLRISRNVNGILTNSLTKTFAGTFKTTYKITDNLTASYSMDTRRDISNPDLVKISFNPKEFKLGRETKYSQAFSANYSPTLFGFLTHKFNYSASYIEDFIIVKDNRNMSASKSYGVGGTFDLQKLFGGQSSSRRSTPRKRTQQGVTVAQPESKGSVIKKVLDKPAWMMRFLTGWIDPFTYDFKEAYRYSYIGLLERAQLKFRFGLTDAIGAKIDPEAGAAGQSTVSTKVTSYSLGSGTKLFGGLKTGVSFSRTINRDIKKAVNPQKSISTTFPDFNFSISQMTTFKFLNPIIRKFSPRTKYTRSTKESYNLTTGYKTVEEVTVSQNPLLSFTFDVTRGLTIDVRTNRSVSDNTSYNSSTGNVTRKQRSINSGSSASTKYSFSWPTGVRFPLLGRLKFRSTMSISLEVSTRTQKREESTGDNPLISAGENKDFMVTPTISYTFSNQIKGGVSARWQDTNNVQQSRKSHVRELRIYVDIRF; from the coding sequence ATGGTGGTCATTCTGACCACGTGTGGAATTGTATCCGCCGCTCCCGGTTTCTATCAGGAGTTGCAATACCCGCCCGCCTATATTTCGCCGTATCCGAAAGAAACATCCGTCTTCTCGGCCTCGATAACCCCGAAAGAATATCCTGAACTGAAAAGAATGTATGTCGGCAATGTCCAGGTCGATCATTCCAGTTATGAACAGAAGTCAATCACTTTCACCGGTTCCTTCTACAAAAAGGGCAAATACTCCTATTACTATACGCCTCGGGCGGTTGATGCCGACGCCTTTATGGAATACCGCACCAGGCTGAATCTGAAAAATGATATGCGCGAAACCAGGGCCAAGGCGCTGGCCAAGGATCAGAAAGACAAAGCCGGAGGACTGCTGGCTATCAATATCCCGATCAAGTCCAAGGCGATGGAATCACTCTTCGGCGAGGGCGGCGCCGGATTGAAAGTTTCGGGTTATCATCAAATTACACTTTCCGGAAGATCACAATGGGATGACCGCACTTCCACCGCAACTTATCGCCAGAATAAGTTTCCGACTCTCAACATGGAGCAGGTCTCTCGATTTGATATTAACGGCACCATTGGCTCCAAAATCACCGTTGCCGTGTCCCAGGACTCCAAAACAGATATTCCGCTGGCCAACCGCATCATGATCCGTTACAAGGGTGATGAAGACGATATCATCCAGACCATCGAGGCCGGCAATACCACCCTGTCGCTTCCCAACACCCAGTTTGTTGGTTATTCAACCAGGATCAAAGGATTGTTCGGTTTAAAAACAACGGCGAAAGTCGGGGGCCTGGAAATGACTGCGATCGCCAGCCAGGAAAAAGGTACCACCGAGCGAACGACCATCACGGCCGGCGCCTCATCCCGCAAGCAGCATATTCGCGATTATGCTTACCTTGACGGCAAGATATTTGATCTCGGACGGCTCGATCCCACCAAATTCGATAAAATTGATTTCGATCCTGCGGCCGGGGATAGTATTCAGCAGATTGCGGTCTATCGGAGGGTCACATCGAATCTCAATAATGCCCTGGGTACTGACGCCAATATGTATGTCAATCCCTTTGATTCCACCGAATTTGCAGGGACCGAAAGCGTCAACAATATTCTGGTTGAAGAAGTCCCGCCGGAAGAATACTATGTCGACAATAATGATTTTTGGATAATGTTCGACAAGCCCAATGCCGGGACCTATGATGCCGAAATCGGCGTCTGGATGGTGGTCCAACGAGGAGGCATCAATGGAACACTGGATACGGTCGGCTCCATCGAAGCTCCGCCTTATCATTTGAAGCTGATTAAGGCCAGAAGCCCCATTGAGTCTCAGCAGACCTTTCAATACGCCTGGCGAAATGTCTACGCTATCGGCTCATTTTCCGGAGGCGTGGATCTTGATGGACTTGAAATCAAAATATTCAAGGGGACCAATGGTACCGAAGGAAGCGAAGATAACCTTGATAAAAATGAACCGGGTGTTCCGTATGTAACCATTCTGGGTTTGGACCGGTATGACCAGAATGGCAATCGGAAGCCGGATAATATAGTTGATGTATATTCGGATATTATAATAGCGGCCCAGGGTCTCCTTATTTTCCCCAGCCGCGAGCCGTTTAATATTACCCGGCCCGATAATGATACCACGCTCGTGGAAACCGTTCCGGAAATTTACACCACCAAACGCGCTTCAAAAGATGCTTTAGAAGCCAGTAAATATTATATTGAGGTTACATCGGTCAGCAAATCCAACGAAATCACCCTCGGCAAACCAAATATTATCGAAGGTTCGGAACGAATTGTCTCCGGCGGCGTGGTGCTCCAGAGAGGCGAGGATTATACAATCAATTATGACTTCGGCCGGGTTACGCTGGGGGATAATGTCAACTTGAATGATGATTTATCCATTGATTTCGAATATTCACCCTTTATCCAGGCTCAGAAAAAAACTCTATTCGGCGTTCGTGGTGAATATGAATACAGCCCAAATCTTAAATTCGGCAGTACGATTTTGTACAAATCGGACAAGGCCACCCAGCGCAAACCGAAGATCGGACAGGAAACTTCAAAAATGTTTGTCTGGGACGGCGACGTCAGTTTTAAGGTACAGCCGAGTTTCCTGACCACCGCCGCCAATGCTCTGCCGTTTTTCAGCACCGAGCAGGAATCCAATCTGGGCGTTACCGCCGAATTGGCCCAATCATACCCGAATCCCAATGTCGATGGTGTCGCCTACCTCGATGATTTCGAGGGCAGTCGTGATTCTTACTCTCTCAGCGTTTACAGAGAGTCCTGGTCCTATTCGTCGAAGCCCTACACCTTGGACGATTTGCATTATCGCGCCTGGATGAACTGGTACAATCCTTATGACCAGGTTTCGACCAGGACGATCTGGAATAAGGATGTTACGGCCAGCAATAGTACGACCCAGGTGTTGCAGTTGTATTTTGAGCCGGGAACACTTGACCGTCGTGTCGGTAATGTTCCGGACACACTGACCGGTGTTGATCCGACTATGTCCTGGGCCGGCATTATGCGTGGTCTGGTCGGCAGTGCCACCGATATGAGCCGCGCCGACATGCTGGAACTTCGTTTAAAAGGACGAAAGGGTATTTTGCATGTTGATATCGGTGAAATTTCCGAAGATATCAACGGCAATGGCAAGACTGACGACGAAGATGTTATCAATAACGGCGTTCTTGACGACAGCGAAGACATCGGGCTGGATGGTTTGGCCGACCTGGACGAACCCGGTTACGATGCCCAGACCAATCCCGACCCGCATGGCGATAACTGGGACTATAAGGACACCGATCCTTATAAAATTCGATATATCAATGGAACCGAAAAAAACAGGCTTGACCCCGGGACCCTGGGACTTCCCGATATTGAAGATTTCAACCGCGACCAGACGGCACAAACAAGAAATAACTATTTTTCATATAGCATAGACCTGGCCGACGAGTTCGATAAGTTTTTTGTCCAGTTTTCGCGCAACGAATATGGCTGGGGCACCTACCGCATCCCGCTGCGTGATTCTTTACTTCTCGATGCTATCGTCGGCAGCCCGGTCTGGGCGAATATTGAATTTGTCCGCTTCTGGATAGAATCGCCCGATGGCAGCAAAATAGACAGCCTGCAGATCGCTTCCGCGGAAATTATTTCGCCCAACTGGGAAGATACCACAATTATTCCAAGCTATGCCGTTACGGCTGATACTTCCACCCAGCAGCGTTTCAGCGTTGCCGTTATAGGTACCCAGGACAATGATCCCGATCATCCCTATTACACATCCCCTCCCGGTGTGTCCGGATACCATGACATCACCGCCGATATCATCGAACCGGAGCAGTCGCTGCTTCTGACCTATGATAATTTCCGGGCCTATGATTCGGCAACGGCCGACACCGGCCTGGTCGAGAGGATTCTTTTTGACACGCCGAATCTGATGGGATACGGGACACTGAAAATGTTTGTCAGGGCTCCCGAGGAACTGGCCGACGGCTCGAGCCTGATGTTTCTATTCCGCGTCGGTCAAAACAATCAGAACTACTATGAATTGAGAACGGCAATCAATTCGAATCAGTGGCTGGATAGTAAAGGCTGGATCGATGTCGGTATGAATTTCGATGAAATAACCGGCCTGAAGGAATTTCTTGAACGGGCGCGCGCCAATAAACCTGACACGAATTATATTGATTCGACCATCAATGGAAGCAATTATCGTGTCTTCGGAAAGCCCAATATCACAAAAATAAAATATCTGGCTTTTGGCGTGGTGCCGCTTAGAGTCGACAACCTGACAAGCGGTGACCTCTGGATCGATGAATTGAGACTGACCGATGTCAGGAATGATGTCGGCACAGCCGCCCGCATTACTTTCAGCGGAAATGTCGCCGATCTGTTTACGTATAATGCCGGCTACAATTATGAAAACGCCTATTTCAGGAAAATATCAAGCTCGACCAGGGGAGGTTCAGCCGATAATCTGGGCAGCGGAAAAGCGACCAATGCCTATAACTACGGCATCAATTTTAAACTGGACAAGTTCCTGCCCCGCTCGCTGGGCGCCAATATTCCTTTTTCTTACCGGTATACACGAAACATCTCGACGCCCAGGCTTAAGTACAATTCCGACATTATCCTTCCTGAAGAATTGCGGTATGAAGAAAGGACCGAAAATATATCCAAATCATTTTCGACATCGGAAAATTTTAACAAGAAAACCAAGAACCCTCTGTTTACCGTCCTGCTGAACAACCTGCGGACAAATTTCTCATATAACCGTTCCGATGGCATCTCACCATCGGCGCCGATGTCGATGAGTGAAAATTACCGGGTCGGTTCTTCATACGGATATAATATTGGCAAAGTCCCCGGTCTCAGGGTCTTTTTCTGGACGCAGCCGATGCCAGTACTAAAACGTCTCAGCGGGACCAAGTTTTACGTTTTCCCGTCCAACTTCAACGTGACCTCCGATATCAACCGCAATCTGCGTATCAGTCGGAATGTCAATGGCATTCTGACAAATAGCCTTACCAAAACTTTTGCGGGCACTTTTAAAACGACTTATAAAATTACAGATAATCTCACGGCCAGCTACAGCATGGACACACGTCGGGATATATCGAACCCCGATCTGGTCAAAATCAGCTTCAATCCCAAAGAATTTAAGCTGGGGCGTGAAACGAAATACAGCCAGGCCTTCAGTGCCAACTATTCTCCGACCCTCTTCGGCTTCCTGACACACAAATTCAATTATTCGGCGTCTTATATCGAGGATTTTATTATAGTTAAGGATAACCGGAACATGTCGGCCAGCAAGTCCTACGGGGTCGGCGGTACCTTCGATCTGCAAAAGCTTTTCGGTGGACAGTCATCGTCCCGCCGGTCGACCCCGCGCAAGCGTACCCAACAAGGTGTAACCGTGGCCCAACCGGAATCCAAGGGAAGTGTGATCAAGAAGGTTTTGGACAAGCCCGCGTGGATGATGCGGTTCCTGACCGGCTGGATCGATCCCTTTACCTATGACTTCAAGGAAGCATACCGTTATTCATATATCGGGCTGTTGGAACGGGCCCAACTGAAATTCAGATTCGGGTTGACGGATGCTATCGGGGCGAAGATAGATCCTGAAGCGGGGGCGGCCGGACAATCGACCGTTTCGACCAAAGTAACCAGCTATTCACTCGGCTCGGGGACAAAGCTTTTTGGAGGGCTGAAAACCGGCGTGTCATTCAGCCGCACTATTAATCGGGATATCAAAAAGGCGGTCAATCCGCAGAAGAGTATATCGACCACGTTTCCCGATTTTAATTTTTCGATCAGCCAGATGACCACTTTCAAATTCCTGAACCCCATTATCCGGAAATTCTCTCCCCGGACCAAATATACCAGAAGTACCAAGGAGTCCTACAACCTGACGACCGGCTACAAAACGGTGGAAGAGGTTACTGTCTCCCAGAATCCGCTGCTTTCATTCACCTTTGATGTGACTCGCGGACTTACCATTGACGTGCGCACCAATCGTTCCGTCAGCGATAACACATCCTATAATTCCAGCACGGGAAATGTCACTCGCAAACAGCGCAGTATAAATTCCGGTTCCTCAGCCTCGACAAAATATTCATTCTCCTGGCCGACCGGCGTCCGGTTCCCGCTGTTGGGACGCTTGAAATTCCGGTCGACCATGTCGATTTCTCTCGAAGTTTCCACCCGTACTCAAA
- a CDS encoding ATP-dependent DNA helicase RecG codes for MNLNSEVQYLKGVGPRRAAILAGVGIKCLRDLLYFLPRRYIDRSMIVPIDSLKANMTATVIGKVMGSGILMGRRKRLEVVLGDDSGYISLIWFAGYKYLEKMFKKGDVLSVTGQVTYFQQRQIVHPEVERIEDEAAELIHTGRIVPVYPSTAALKKAGITGRAMRQMVSRTLEMIGDISDYLPEKYHQSSGLPRLGDSLRLVHYPEKMEDAENSRRRLAYDELLDLQYLILKSRKEKNQVSKSHNYDEPRKMVKGFYRALPFKLTSDQSKSTERIFADLRSDRPMHRLLQGDVGCGKTVVALLASVYAAENDLQTAFMAPTELLAEQHYQNWRKPLEDIGLNCSLMIGAMTAAERREANEAVASGQSRIVFGTHAVISESVQFQNLGLVIIDEQHRFGVMQRGKLIGKGQHPDTLVMTATPIPRTLALTLYGDLDISSIKTMPPGRKPTKTVWRSASTRPEIYKYLRTRLAEQEQIFFIYPLVEKSEKLDLQAAEDEYKRLKSEIFTEYRVGLVHGRMKSAQREKAITAFRNKRLDILVSTTVIEVGIDIPSANIMVIEHAERFGLSQLHQLRGRVGRGGQQGTAIAVATSPISDLARRRLEMFVSSTDGFEIAEADLELRGPGEFFGTRQHGLPELTIANLARDTELLTMARDIIIKLLAVDHVLDADDRILLEYLQKKLAGRKSLTRFG; via the coding sequence ATGAATCTCAATTCGGAAGTGCAGTATCTTAAGGGGGTCGGTCCCCGCAGGGCTGCCATTCTTGCCGGAGTCGGAATAAAATGTCTCCGGGATCTGCTGTATTTTCTCCCTCGGCGCTATATCGACCGTTCCATGATTGTCCCCATCGATTCCCTCAAGGCCAATATGACGGCGACCGTAATCGGGAAGGTAATGGGTTCGGGCATCTTGATGGGCCGCCGCAAAAGACTTGAGGTTGTCCTTGGAGATGATTCCGGTTATATCTCGCTGATCTGGTTTGCCGGTTACAAGTATCTGGAAAAGATGTTTAAGAAAGGCGACGTTCTTTCGGTGACAGGACAGGTCACCTATTTCCAACAGCGGCAAATAGTGCATCCGGAGGTGGAGCGTATCGAAGATGAGGCGGCCGAATTGATCCACACCGGACGTATCGTGCCGGTTTATCCATCTACCGCCGCCCTGAAAAAGGCCGGTATAACCGGGAGAGCTATGCGGCAAATGGTCAGCCGAACACTTGAAATGATTGGCGACATCTCAGATTATTTGCCCGAGAAATATCATCAAAGCAGCGGCCTGCCGCGCCTCGGCGATTCTCTCCGTCTTGTTCATTATCCTGAAAAAATGGAAGATGCCGAAAATTCCCGACGCCGGCTGGCTTACGATGAATTACTGGATCTGCAGTACCTGATCCTGAAGAGCCGCAAGGAAAAAAATCAGGTCAGCAAAAGTCATAACTATGACGAGCCGAGGAAGATGGTCAAAGGATTTTACCGGGCGCTGCCGTTTAAACTCACATCCGATCAGAGTAAATCGACCGAAAGGATTTTTGCCGATTTGCGGTCCGATCGACCGATGCATCGCCTGCTTCAGGGTGATGTCGGTTGCGGTAAGACAGTTGTGGCGCTTCTGGCCTCGGTCTATGCCGCCGAGAATGATCTGCAGACCGCCTTCATGGCCCCGACCGAACTCCTCGCCGAGCAGCACTACCAAAACTGGAGAAAACCGCTTGAAGATATCGGGCTCAATTGCTCATTGATGATCGGCGCCATGACAGCCGCCGAGCGGCGGGAAGCCAATGAAGCGGTCGCCTCGGGTCAAAGCCGGATTGTCTTCGGAACTCATGCCGTCATCTCGGAGTCAGTTCAGTTTCAAAATCTGGGATTGGTAATTATCGATGAGCAACACCGTTTTGGTGTCATGCAGCGAGGCAAATTGATCGGCAAAGGTCAGCACCCCGATACGCTGGTCATGACGGCGACGCCTATCCCGCGCACTCTGGCCCTGACACTTTACGGAGATCTGGATATCTCATCCATTAAAACCATGCCACCCGGAAGAAAACCGACCAAAACGGTCTGGCGGAGTGCTTCCACCAGACCCGAAATTTATAAGTATTTAAGAACCCGTCTCGCTGAACAGGAGCAGATTTTCTTTATATATCCGTTAGTGGAAAAGTCGGAGAAACTCGACCTGCAGGCGGCTGAGGATGAATATAAGCGGCTTAAAAGTGAAATCTTTACCGAATATCGTGTCGGCCTGGTGCATGGACGTATGAAAAGCGCCCAGAGGGAGAAAGCCATCACCGCCTTCCGAAATAAACGGCTTGATATTCTGGTTTCGACAACCGTTATCGAAGTCGGCATCGACATCCCGTCGGCCAATATCATGGTTATCGAACATGCCGAACGATTCGGCTTGTCGCAGTTGCATCAGTTGCGCGGCCGCGTCGGGCGCGGCGGGCAGCAGGGCACCGCTATCGCTGTGGCCACGTCGCCTATCAGTGATCTGGCCCGCCGTCGGCTGGAGATGTTTGTTTCATCCACTGATGGCTTCGAAATTGCCGAAGCCGACCTGGAACTGCGGGGGCCGGGCGAATTTTTCGGGACCCGACAGCACGGCCTTCCCGAATTGACAATCGCCAATCTGGCCCGCGATACTGAACTCCTGACAATGGCGCGCGATATCATCATTAAGCTGCTGGCCGTGGATCATGTTTTGGACGCCGATGACCGAATATTACTGGAATACCTTCAAAAGAAACTTGCCGGAAGAAAATCGCTGACAAGATTCGGATAA
- a CDS encoding UDP-N-acetylenolpyruvoylglucosamine reductase yields the protein MVKNNSWDFEETYALLKEHFGNRIVVDRPLADLNTFGTGGNARLFIEVSSGEELSRLMTVASGLKMPIFMLGGGSNVLVSDSGFDGLIIKNSIHGLEKSDNQIICGAGEELQRLVDYATQNGLSGLEFASGIWGTVGGAIYGNAGAYGGEIGNTLISAEVVDREGHIREEKAEYFEFAYRWSKLKKTAEFVTRAKFALKECNTEEIKGRVDEIMTMRREKLPIGLHSAGCFFKNIPDKSQKFGKLSAGKLLEEVGVKEMRCGGARVFENHANILINNGSAHSDDIKKLADLMKSMVRQKFGIELQEEVILLGNFEEERV from the coding sequence ATAGTGAAGAATAATAGCTGGGATTTTGAAGAAACTTATGCCTTACTGAAGGAGCACTTCGGCAATCGAATTGTGGTCGACAGACCTCTTGCCGATCTGAATACCTTCGGGACCGGGGGAAATGCCAGGTTATTTATCGAGGTTTCTTCCGGAGAAGAATTATCCCGGCTGATGACCGTCGCATCCGGATTGAAAATGCCGATTTTTATGCTTGGCGGCGGTTCCAATGTCCTGGTTTCGGATTCGGGCTTTGACGGCTTGATAATTAAGAATTCGATCCATGGACTGGAAAAGTCTGACAACCAAATAATCTGCGGAGCCGGTGAAGAGCTTCAGAGACTGGTCGATTACGCTACTCAGAACGGCTTGTCCGGCTTGGAATTTGCTTCTGGTATATGGGGAACAGTTGGCGGCGCCATTTATGGCAACGCCGGTGCTTATGGCGGCGAGATCGGGAATACCCTGATATCTGCCGAAGTTGTTGATAGAGAAGGGCATATAAGAGAAGAAAAGGCCGAGTATTTTGAGTTTGCTTACCGCTGGTCAAAACTTAAAAAAACCGCCGAGTTTGTAACCAGGGCAAAGTTTGCACTAAAAGAATGCAATACGGAGGAAATAAAGGGCAGAGTCGATGAAATTATGACCATGCGGCGCGAGAAACTCCCCATCGGTTTGCACTCGGCCGGCTGCTTTTTTAAAAATATTCCTGATAAATCTCAGAAATTCGGGAAACTTTCGGCCGGTAAGCTTTTAGAAGAAGTGGGAGTTAAAGAAATGCGCTGCGGAGGCGCCAGAGTTTTTGAAAACCACGCCAACATTTTGATTAATAATGGCTCGGCCCATTCCGATGATATTAAAAAGCTGGCTGACTTGATGAAAAGTATGGTCAGGCAGAAATTCGGCATCGAACTACAGGAGGAGGTTATCCTGCTGGGCAATTTCGAGGAGGAACGCGTATAG